Proteins encoded by one window of Dendropsophus ebraccatus isolate aDenEbr1 chromosome 4, aDenEbr1.pat, whole genome shotgun sequence:
- the LOC138787863 gene encoding uncharacterized protein, which yields MGCPVAPTYANLLLGWWEDTMVFGEKFISFHPNIMYWGRFIDDIMIIWTGTRTLFKEFVHSLNENEIGLKFTCEIQETTLCFLDVNIHLEQDGTIKTSVYRKPTAGNSLLRWESHHPLPLKRGIPKGQYLRLRRNCSTVEAFKREADLLRTRFRDRGYPNKVLKKAFHFALNCNRQDLLIPKQIDTKTDNETRIIGTFDQAAPQIREILNKFWPILRSDPLTREIISNKAVITFRRGRNLGDSLTNSHFTPPTTQGTWLTRQVKGTYRCGSCKACQFIKVSKTFSVQHIPRTLSNNTFANCKSSGVIYLATCPCPKSYVGKTIRELRRRVLEHVGDIEHSRPKPIAIHMRTAHPEEPFRIQFQVIEVINRSIRRGDFDNLLLRKEAEWTFRLKTLEPQGLNDQLLYTSFI from the coding sequence ATGGGTTGTCCCGTAGCGCCCACTTATGCTAACctcctcctgggctggtgggaagaCACCATGGTATTCGGAGAAAAATTCATATCATTTCACCCTAATATCATGTACTGGGGCAGGTTTATAGATGACATCATGATCATATGGACAGGAACACGGACATTATTCAAAGAATTTGTTCACTCCCTCAACGAAAATGAAATAGGTCTCAAATTTACTTGTGAGATACAAGAAACCACACTCTGCTTCCTAGATGTCAACATCCACCTGGAACAAGATGGAACCATCAAGACCTCGGTTTATCGCAAACCGACGGCAGGAAATAGTTTGCTGAGATGGGAAAGCCATCACCCCTTGCCTCTCAAAAGGGGCATCCCAAAAGGCCAGTATCTACGCCTACGTAGAAATTGTTCCACTGTAGAGGCATTCAAAAGGGAAGCCGATCTCCTGAGAACAAGATTCAGGGATAGGGGATACCCCAACAAAGTACTAAAGAAAGCTTTTCACTTTGCCCTGAACTGCAACAGACAAGACCTACTGATCCCCAAACAAATCGATACCAAGACGGATAATGAAACTCGAATTATTGGAACCTTTGACCAGGCAGCCCCTCAAATAAGGGAAATCCTAAACAAATTTTGGCCGATTCTACGGAGTGACCCCCTGACCAGAGAAATAATTAGCAATAAAGCTGTCATCACCTTTAGAAGAGGCAGAAACCTTGGAGATTCCCTCACTAACAGCCACTTCACCCCACCAACAACTCAGGGAACATGGCTTACAAGACAGGTGAAAGGTACCTATCGCTGTGGTAGCTGCAAAGCCTGCCAATTCATCAAGGTCTCCAAGACATTTTCCGTACAACATATACCTAGAACACTTTCCAACAATACTTTTGCCAACTGCAAAAGCTCGGGAGTGATCTATCTTGCGACCTGCCCCTGTCCTAAATCGTATGTTGGTAAAACAATTAGAGAACTGAGACGACGAGTTCTGGAGCATGTGGGAGACATTGAACATAGTAGACCTAAACCCATAGCCATCCACATGCGTACTGCCCACCCAGAAGAACCTTTTCGAATACAATTTCAAGTCATTGAAGTGATAAACAGATCTATCAGAAGAGGAGACTTTGACAATCTTCTACTTAGAAAAGAAGCAGAGTGGACATTCAGGCTAAAAACTCTAGAACCACAGGGCCTGAATGACCAACTACTCTACACCAGCTTCATTTAA